From Magnetococcus sp. PR-3:
CTTTTGCCTTTTCTGGTTAAGCTGGCTAGTATGGATTTTCTCGATGTCAAAAAACCTAAAAAAATCGAATCTTTCTCCTGTCGATTCTGTTGAGCAGAAAGGGATGCAGCAATGAAACTTGAGACCCTGGCGATCCATGGTGGCTTTGAACCTGACCCAACCACCAAAGCGGTGGCAGTACCGATCTATCAAACCACCTCTTACGCCTTTGATAATACCCAGCACGGGGCTGATCTGTTTGATTTAAAAGTGCCAGGAAATATCTATACCCGCATTATGAACCCCACCACCGATGTGTTGGAAAAGCGGGTTGCCGCTATGGAAGGTGGTATTGCAGGGTTGGCTTTTGCCTCTGGTATGGCTGCCATTACAGCATCCATTCAAACCATCTGCCGGACTGGGGACAATATTGTCTCTGTCAGTGAACTGTACGGCGGCTCCTACAATCTTTTTGCCCATACATTCCCGCAGCAAGGGATTGAAGTACGGATGGCCAAATCAACTGATTTGGATGGTATTGCTGCCCATATTGATGATAAAACCCGTGCCATTTTCTGTGAATCCATTGGCAACCCAGCAGGTAATGTGGCCGATCTTGGAAAATTAGCGGACATTGCCCATAATGCTGGTTTGCCACTGATTGTGGACAACACCGTGCCAACCCCATACATCTGTCGCCCCATTGAATATGGTGCCGATATTGTGATCCATGCCCTCACCAAGTTCATGGGTGGTCACGGAACCAGCATTGGCGGTATGATTGTGGATTCAGGTAAGTTTCCCTGGGCCGAACATGGTGACCGCTTCCCCATGATGGTTACGCCAGATGTCTCCTACCACGGGGTGGTGTATACAGAGGCCTTTGGTCCAGCAGCCTATATTGGACGTTGCCGAGTCGTACCGCTGCGTAACATGGGTGCCGCCCTCTCACCTTTCAATGCATTCCAGATTCTACAAGGTATTGAGACCCTACCTTTACGTATGGACCGGCATTGTGAAAACACCGAAAAAGTCGCCGAATATCTGAATAAGCATGATCAAGTGAGCTGGGTACGCTATGCCGCCCTGCCTGACAGTGCGGATCATGCTTTGGCTAATCAGTATATGCAGGGTAAAGGTTCCGGCATTCTCTGTTTTGGTATTAAAGGCGGCCGTGAAGCAGGTGCTAAGTTTATTGATGCCCTTCAACTGATCGTTCGCTTGGTTAATATTGGGGATGCCAAATCTCTGGCTTGCCACCCCGCAACGACAACCCATCGTCAACTAGGAGATGAAGAGTTGTTGAACGCAGGGGTATCCGCAGACTTGGTACGCTTGGCCAT
This genomic window contains:
- a CDS encoding bifunctional O-acetylhomoserine aminocarboxypropyltransferase/cysteine synthase; this encodes MKLETLAIHGGFEPDPTTKAVAVPIYQTTSYAFDNTQHGADLFDLKVPGNIYTRIMNPTTDVLEKRVAAMEGGIAGLAFASGMAAITASIQTICRTGDNIVSVSELYGGSYNLFAHTFPQQGIEVRMAKSTDLDGIAAHIDDKTRAIFCESIGNPAGNVADLGKLADIAHNAGLPLIVDNTVPTPYICRPIEYGADIVIHALTKFMGGHGTSIGGMIVDSGKFPWAEHGDRFPMMVTPDVSYHGVVYTEAFGPAAYIGRCRVVPLRNMGAALSPFNAFQILQGIETLPLRMDRHCENTEKVAEYLNKHDQVSWVRYAALPDSADHALANQYMQGKGSGILCFGIKGGREAGAKFIDALQLIVRLVNIGDAKSLACHPATTTHRQLGDEELLNAGVSADLVRLAIGIEHIDDILADVEQALEASAG